One region of Lagopus muta isolate bLagMut1 chromosome 13, bLagMut1 primary, whole genome shotgun sequence genomic DNA includes:
- the FHL1 gene encoding four and a half LIM domains protein 1 isoform X3, with translation MSERFDCYYCRDNLQGKKYVQKEGRHCCVKCFDKICANTCIECKKPIGADSKELHFKNRYWHDSCFRCVKCYTSLVNEPFMLRENNKVWCSNCTATEDAPRCKGCFKPIIAGDQNVEYKKMVWHKDCFTCSQCKQVIGSGSFFPKGDEFYCVSCHEHKFAKTCAKCKNPITSGGLTYQEQPWHSECFICSNCKKQLGGKRFTAVEDQFYCVDCYKECVAKKCAGCKNPITAGFGRGTSVVNYEDESWHDYCFKCTKCARGLANKRFVCHNGKIYCAECPKRL, from the exons ATGTCGGAGCGCTTTGACTGCTATTACTGCCGCGACAACCTGCAAGGCAAGAAGTATGTGCAGAAGGAGGGCCGCCACTGCTGCGTCAAGTGCTTTGACAAGATCTGTGCCAACACCTGCATCGAGTGCAAGAAACCCATTGGTGCTGACTCCAAG GAGCTGCATTTCAAGAACCGTTACTGGCATGACAGCTGCTTCCGCTGCGTCAAGTGCTACACGTCCTTGGTCAATGAGCCCTTCATGCTGAGGGAGAACAACAAGGTCTGGTGTAGCAACTGCACTGCCACTGAGGATGCACCCAGGTGTAAGGGCTGCTTCAAGCCTATCATCGCAG GAGACCAAAATGTTGAATACAAGAAGATGGTCTGGCACAAGGACTGCTTCACTTGCAGCCAGTGCAAGCAAGTGATTGGATCTGGGAGCTTCTTCCCAAAGGGTGATGAATTCTACTGCGTCTCCTGCCACGAGCATAAATTTGCCAAGACCTGTGCCAAATGCAAGAAT CCCATCACTTCTGGAGGTCTCACTTACCAGGAACAGCCTTGGCATTCTGAGTGTTTCATTTGCTCCAACTGCAAGAAGCAATTGGGTGGGAAGCGCTTTACAGCTGTAGAGGATCAGTTTTACTGCGTTGACTGCTACAAGGAATGTGTTGCCAAGAAGTGTGCTGGCTGCAAGAATCCTATTACAG CAGGATTTGGAAGAGGAACCAGCGTGGTTAACTACGAAGATGAATCCTGGCATGATTACTGTTTCAAATGCACAAAGTGTGCCCGTGGTCTGGCCAACAAGCGCTTTGTTTGCCATAATGGAAAAATTTACTGTGCTGAGTGTCCCAAACGACTGTAA
- the FHL1 gene encoding four and a half LIM domains protein 1 isoform X2 — translation MAFHRHAGPSSYSVGTMSERFDCYYCRDNLQGKKYVQKEGRHCCVKCFDKICANTCIECKKPIGADSKELHFKNRYWHDSCFRCVKCYTSLVNEPFMLRENNKVWCSNCTATEDAPRCKGCFKPIIAGDQNVEYKKMVWHKDCFTCSQCKQVIGSGSFFPKGDEFYCVSCHEHKFAKTCAKCKNPITSGGLTYQEQPWHSECFICSNCKKQLGGKRFTAVEDQFYCVDCYKECVAKKCAGCKNPITGFGRGTSVVNYEDESWHDYCFKCTKCARGLANKRFVCHNGKIYCAECPKRL, via the exons ATGGCTTTCCACAGGCACGCAG GGCCCAGCAGTTACAGCGTGGGCACCATGTCGGAGCGCTTTGACTGCTATTACTGCCGCGACAACCTGCAAGGCAAGAAGTATGTGCAGAAGGAGGGCCGCCACTGCTGCGTCAAGTGCTTTGACAAGATCTGTGCCAACACCTGCATCGAGTGCAAGAAACCCATTGGTGCTGACTCCAAG GAGCTGCATTTCAAGAACCGTTACTGGCATGACAGCTGCTTCCGCTGCGTCAAGTGCTACACGTCCTTGGTCAATGAGCCCTTCATGCTGAGGGAGAACAACAAGGTCTGGTGTAGCAACTGCACTGCCACTGAGGATGCACCCAGGTGTAAGGGCTGCTTCAAGCCTATCATCGCAG GAGACCAAAATGTTGAATACAAGAAGATGGTCTGGCACAAGGACTGCTTCACTTGCAGCCAGTGCAAGCAAGTGATTGGATCTGGGAGCTTCTTCCCAAAGGGTGATGAATTCTACTGCGTCTCCTGCCACGAGCATAAATTTGCCAAGACCTGTGCCAAATGCAAGAAT CCCATCACTTCTGGAGGTCTCACTTACCAGGAACAGCCTTGGCATTCTGAGTGTTTCATTTGCTCCAACTGCAAGAAGCAATTGGGTGGGAAGCGCTTTACAGCTGTAGAGGATCAGTTTTACTGCGTTGACTGCTACAAGGAATGTGTTGCCAAGAAGTGTGCTGGCTGCAAGAATCCTATTACAG GATTTGGAAGAGGAACCAGCGTGGTTAACTACGAAGATGAATCCTGGCATGATTACTGTTTCAAATGCACAAAGTGTGCCCGTGGTCTGGCCAACAAGCGCTTTGTTTGCCATAATGGAAAAATTTACTGTGCTGAGTGTCCCAAACGACTGTAA
- the FHL1 gene encoding four and a half LIM domains protein 1 isoform X1 has protein sequence MAFHRHAGPSSYSVGTMSERFDCYYCRDNLQGKKYVQKEGRHCCVKCFDKICANTCIECKKPIGADSKELHFKNRYWHDSCFRCVKCYTSLVNEPFMLRENNKVWCSNCTATEDAPRCKGCFKPIIAGDQNVEYKKMVWHKDCFTCSQCKQVIGSGSFFPKGDEFYCVSCHEHKFAKTCAKCKNPITSGGLTYQEQPWHSECFICSNCKKQLGGKRFTAVEDQFYCVDCYKECVAKKCAGCKNPITAGFGRGTSVVNYEDESWHDYCFKCTKCARGLANKRFVCHNGKIYCAECPKRL, from the exons ATGGCTTTCCACAGGCACGCAG GGCCCAGCAGTTACAGCGTGGGCACCATGTCGGAGCGCTTTGACTGCTATTACTGCCGCGACAACCTGCAAGGCAAGAAGTATGTGCAGAAGGAGGGCCGCCACTGCTGCGTCAAGTGCTTTGACAAGATCTGTGCCAACACCTGCATCGAGTGCAAGAAACCCATTGGTGCTGACTCCAAG GAGCTGCATTTCAAGAACCGTTACTGGCATGACAGCTGCTTCCGCTGCGTCAAGTGCTACACGTCCTTGGTCAATGAGCCCTTCATGCTGAGGGAGAACAACAAGGTCTGGTGTAGCAACTGCACTGCCACTGAGGATGCACCCAGGTGTAAGGGCTGCTTCAAGCCTATCATCGCAG GAGACCAAAATGTTGAATACAAGAAGATGGTCTGGCACAAGGACTGCTTCACTTGCAGCCAGTGCAAGCAAGTGATTGGATCTGGGAGCTTCTTCCCAAAGGGTGATGAATTCTACTGCGTCTCCTGCCACGAGCATAAATTTGCCAAGACCTGTGCCAAATGCAAGAAT CCCATCACTTCTGGAGGTCTCACTTACCAGGAACAGCCTTGGCATTCTGAGTGTTTCATTTGCTCCAACTGCAAGAAGCAATTGGGTGGGAAGCGCTTTACAGCTGTAGAGGATCAGTTTTACTGCGTTGACTGCTACAAGGAATGTGTTGCCAAGAAGTGTGCTGGCTGCAAGAATCCTATTACAG CAGGATTTGGAAGAGGAACCAGCGTGGTTAACTACGAAGATGAATCCTGGCATGATTACTGTTTCAAATGCACAAAGTGTGCCCGTGGTCTGGCCAACAAGCGCTTTGTTTGCCATAATGGAAAAATTTACTGTGCTGAGTGTCCCAAACGACTGTAA